A single window of Drosophila suzukii chromosome 3, CBGP_Dsuzu_IsoJpt1.0, whole genome shotgun sequence DNA harbors:
- the Ude gene encoding uncharacterized protein Ude, which yields MAEGESKFGFKDMEKALETLKLLEDHDMQYRKLTVRGLLGRAKRVLSMTKAEEKLKNINAAIGVFEKWLEENGGGASSKNAKTDSEDKVETVPGLGFKDKAAAEATLSILAERDPDYQRLAIKGLIGSSKRVLSGTKNEDKIKAIKEGVQVLEDFLEKFEAENRIKENRAYLPLAVVTKLPDPKDGLASEFLEAYGGSKAKGNYKHLRTMFPKEDDKTSWDIVRNRQLTKLLEQIKSEDAKLFDAETGAPTDLHLQLIHWAYSPQPDKLKQYIEKLAKKTPEKRKQDSSSSASSSTSQDSDEEDKPKKKKKREE from the exons ATGGCGGAGGGCGAATCCAAGTTTGGCTTCAAGGATATGGAGAAGGCACTGGAGACTTTGAAGTTGCTGGAGGACCACGACATGCAATACCGCAAGCTGACAGTGCGTGGCTTGCTCGGCAGGGCCAAAAGAGTCCTATCCA TGACCAAAGCGGAAGAGAAGCTGAAGAACATTAATGCGGCCATTGGAGTCTTTGAGAAATGGCTGGAGGAGAATGGCGGAGGAGCTTCCAGCAAGAATGCCAAGACCGATAGCGAGGACAAGGTGGAGACGGTGCCAGGTCTGGGATTCAAGGATAAGGCCGCTGCGGAGGCCACCCTGAG CATTTTGGCGGAGCGAGATCCGGACTACCAGAGGTTGGCCATAAAGGGGTTGATTGGCAGCTCCAAGCGTGTATTGTCCGGCACTAAAAATGAGGACAAGATCAAGGCCATCAAGGAGGGTGTCCAGGTGCTGGAGGATTTCCTAGAGAAGTTCGAGGCCGAAAACCGCATCAAGGAGAACCGTGCCTATTTGCCACTCGCCGTGGTCACCAAGCTGCCGGATCCCAAGGATGGTTTGGCCAGCGAGTTCCTGGAAGCCTATGGCGGCTCCAAGGCCAAGGGAAACTACAAGCACCTGCGTACCATGTTCCCCAAGGAGGATGACAAGACCAGCTGGGACATTGTCCGGAATCGCCAGTTGACCAAGTTGCTGGAGCAGATCAAGAGCGAGGATGCCAAGCTCTTCGATGCGGAAACTGGGGCACCTACCGATCTTCACCTGCAGTTGATCCACTGGGCATACAGTCCGCAGCCGGATAAGCTCAAGCAGTACATCGAAAAGCTGGCCAAGAAGACCCCGGAGAAGCGCAAGCAGGATAGCAGCAGCAGTGCTTCCAGCAGCACTAGCCAGGATTCCGATGAGGAGGATAAGcccaagaagaagaagaaaaggGAGGAGTGA
- the polybromo gene encoding protein polybromo-1 has protein sequence MLSRKRRASSISSRQDEDPLQLDDSTPEQSPVQQTTTQSARKKRRLDPTELCQQLYDSIRNIKKEDGSMLCDTFIRAPKRRQEPSYYDVVVNPIDLLKVQQKLKTDSYDDLDDLMADLELLIGNAKAFYKPDSCEHQDAVALWQHIQTQRQRIMEANGLAEEEPRARRMSRQVRRMTSSTEPGGDGAADDEYNQYEELFASIMTATDPAGDRAMHRMFQLLPSKKIYPDYYDVIEHPIDLRLIATKIQMNAYSSLVEMERDLLQMTKNACLFNEPGSQIYKDAKALKRIFTQRRIELETGKGKLAKRVKSLSSAAIAALKEEVDSSDDEETSKKGEGPMWALFDHLYNAPGTSEHPGVTGPPLGNSLWKLPVRRFHPEYFELIKRPISMSQIHTKLKKGDYANISDLTADLYLMLDNAKKAFPPSHRTHKDALKMLKLMNAKLVEESLEEGSDLDDEDTEDMDAEVFATSSQPERRKPGRPRVNSNSNSNASHTPNNSNSPKSNRIAINAAIKKKILSIQKYLVDYSLGNRRPIEMFMEKPPRKIYPDYYDIIQNPIDMNTIEHNIRTDRYAAVEDVVSDYRLMFSNCRQYNEEGSNIYEDANILERALNEKLKEFPGLSDVKKPQQKYSKVGRKLKTALITERLWQFYESVKEYQEPKGKRQLSLIFTKLPSKNEYPDYYDIIKEPIDMDRIAQKLKQGAYESLDDLAADFLLMLENACKYNEPDSQIYKDALVLQQLTLQLKQQLRTERDSLPDVPLAVQELFLSLFTTLYNHQDEEGRCYSDSLAELPEYDEIGEGPKVRGISLDLVKRRLDKGAYKRLDIYQEDIFACLERARKLSRTDSDIFQDSIELQTYFIRKRDELCKDTLSSPALSFTLERLLADVEVNRQQKLQQEEQDQEQDKEKDEFNAAKGESMTINQQVFSPGDYVYVQMPENKIPSICCIERLWTSPTNEKLMQASIFVRPHETYHVTTRKFLEKEVFKSSLSQTISMDKVLGMCYVMNIRDYIKMRPENLPEKDVFVCESRYNIQGRCFKKLKNWPPVREGSSVKFVPREQPLELKRVMSVFKERLEKHKGELEELKLQETMVEKEKPNVSCDPPPNAESSSTYYQQYNTICSGAIKTGDFVYVATQTGKQSVAQVQQIWEQNGKSYFKGPWLLPPSETTPGLGKQFFRQELLLSTVEEVSPVVGIVGRCAVLEYAEFISSRPTEIQESDVYICESVYDELKKALRKLVAGNMRKFQHSPAVTEDEIFYFKTPIKPSKDVKNELNELGMLEDSMDGDTPSLSSDIAAMSSPAPSVNSTPLTSKVKAAKSAKKCLTGYILYSSEVRKGICQSNPDATFGDISRMVGTEWKNLPSSVKQSWEDRASRQNEETAALRREMDDAQNSASPSPQVAQETFGQVLTFECQWDKCDFQFEELGDCTEHCMSDATGHIQRHPQAGVEMEYVCLWRNCPRIKKSTQAFPNVLRLIKHVREVHLSKCGKSIALADRSKNFVSRRQKHAQLATTVPIPPSLAQSPRAPSNLEAVQLQQQQQQQNVHQLQQLQQQQQTIVLGPPPEPLFVTVPPRTTRVIHSEAYIKYIESLQTGSHLNVATCNNNWRRALTHVTPAQVVAKAPLPEQWIGPNLRDQGNVVQALCHLRNFMVDDVLQIRRSCN, from the exons ATGCTGAGCCGCAAGCGCCGGGCGAGCAGCATCTCCAGCCGGCAGGACGAGGATCCGCTGCAGCTGGACGACTCCACGCCGGAGCAGTCGCCGGTGCAGCAGACGACGACACAATCGGCGCGAAAAAAGCGCCGCCTCGATCCCACTGAACTCTGCCAGCAGTTGTACGATTCTATCAGGAATATCAAGAAGGAGGATGGATCCATGCTGTGTGACACCTTCATTCGGGCTCCCAAGCGCCGTCAGGAGCCCTCCTACTATGACGTGGTGGTCAATCCCATCGATCTGCTCAAGGTGCAGCAGAAGCTGAAAACTGACTCGTACGACGACCTGGACGATCTGATGGCCGACCTGGAGCTGCTCATTGGGAATGCTAAGGCCTTCTACAAGCCGGACAGCTGCGAGCACCAGGATGCCGTCGCCCTGTGGCAGCACATCCAGACGCAGAGGCAGCGCATCATGGAGGCCAACGGCTTGGCGGAGGAGGAGCCGCGTGCCAGACGTATGTCGCGGCAGGTACGCCGCATGACCAGCAGCACGGAACCGGGCGGAGATGGAGCGGCTGATGACGAGTACAACCAGTACGAGGAGCTCTTTGCCTCCATTATGACCGCCACCGATCCTGCGGGCGATCGGGCCATGCACCGCATGTTCCAACTGCTGCCCTCGAAGAAGATCTACCCCGACTACTATGATGTCATTGAGCATCCCATTGATCTGCGCCTGATTGCGaccaaaattcaaatgaacGCCTACTCCTCGCTGGTGGAGATGGAGCGGGATCTGCTGCAGATGACCAAGAACGCGTGTCTGTTCAACGAGCCAGGGTCTCAGATATACAAGGACGCCAAGGCCCTAAAACGAATCTTTACGCAGCGGCGTATCGAGTTGGAGACAGGCAAGGGCAAGTTGGCCAAACGGGTCAAGAGTCTATCCAGCGCGGCGATTGCTG CTCTAAAAGAAGAGGTGGACAGCTCCGACGACGAGGAGACAAGCAAAAAGGGGGAAGGGCCCATGTGGGCATTGTTCGATCACCTGTACAACGCACCAGGAACTTCAGAACATCCAGGGGTCACTGGACCTCCATTGGGCAACTCGCTTTGGAAACTGCCAGTTCGTCGATTTCATCCCGAATATTTTGAGCTGATAAAACGACCCATATCCATGAGCCAGATACACACGAAGCTGAAAAAGGGCGACTATGCCAACATCAGTGATCTCACCGCCGACCTTTATCTCATGCTGGACAATGCCAAAAAGGCGTTTCCGCCCTCCCATCGTACGCACAAAGATGCTCTGAAAATGCTTAAACTAATGAATGCCAAGCTGGTGGAGGAGTCCCTGGAGGAGGGTAGCGATCTTGATGACGAAGACACGGAGGATATGGACGCAGAGGTATTTGCGACCAGCTCGCAGCCGGAAAGGCGTAAACCGGGCAGACCGCGTGTTAACTCCAATTCGAACTCGAATGCTTCCCACACGCCAAACAACTCGAATTCACCGAAATCCAATCGTATTGCCATCAATGCAgcaattaaaaagaaaattctgAGCATACAGAAATATCTGGTGGACTACTCTTTGGGCAACCGTCGGCCAATCGAGATGTTTATGGAGAAGCCACCGCGAAAGATTTATCCGGACTACTACGATATCATTCAGAATCCCATTGACATGAACACCATTGAGCACAACATCCGCACCGATCGCTATGCCGCTGTGGAGGATGTGGTGTCCGACTATAGGCTAATGTTCTCCAACTGTCGGCAGTATAATGAGGAAGGCTCTAACATATACGAGGATGCCAACATCCTGGAACGAGCCCTGAACGAAAAGCTTAAGGAGTTTCCTGGTCTGTCGGATGTCAAGAAACCCCAGCAGAAGTACAGCAAGGTGGGCAGGAAACTAAAGACCGCTCTGATCACGGAGCGCTTGTGGCAGTTTTACGAATCAGTAAAGGAGTACCAGGAGCCCAAGGGCAAAAGGCAGCTATCACTCATCTTTACGAAATTGCCGTCGAAGAACGAGTATCCGGACTACTATGACATCATTAAGGAGCCGATTGATATGGATCGAATTGCTCAGAAACTGAAACAGGGCGCTTACGAAAGCTTAGACGACTTGGCTGCAGATTTCCTCCTAATGCTGGAAAATGCCTGCAAGTACAACGAACCGGACTCGCAGATCTACAAAGACGCACTGGTGCTACAGCAATTAACGCTGCAGCTGAAGCAACAACTGCGCACCGAGCGCGACTCACTTCCAGATGTTCCGCTGGCTGTTCAGGAGCTGTTTCTTTCTCTGTTCACCACTCTTTATAATCACCAGGACGAGGAGGGTCGTTGCTACTCGGACTCCCTGGCTGAACTGCCTGAGTACGATGAGATAGGTGAAGGTCCTAAGGTGCGCGGCATTTCACTGGATCTGGTGAAGCGAAGGCTGGACAAAGGAGCTTACAAGCGACTTGATATATACCAGGAGGATATATTTGCCTGCTTGGAGCGAGCAAGAAAGTTGTCGCGTACAGATTCAGATATTTTTCAG GACTCCATCGAGTTGCAGACTTACTTTATCCGCAAGCGCGACGAGTTATGCAAGGACACCCTTAGCTCACCAGCTCTAAGCTTTACCCTTGAGCGTCTCCTGGCTGATGTGGAGGTGAATCGTCAGCAAAAGTTGCAGCAGGAGGAGCAGGACCAAGAAcaggacaaagaaaaagacgaGTTTAACGCCGCCAAGGGCGAAAGCATGACAATAAACCAGCAGGTATTTTCCCCCGGCGATTACGTGTATGTGCAAATGCCAGAAAACAAGATTCCCTCGATATGCTGCATTGAGCGCCTGTGGACGTCGCCCACCAACGAGAAGCTAATGCAGGCTTCGATATTCGTGCGGCCACACGAAACGTATCATGTGACCACTCGCAAGTTCCTCGAGAAAGAGGTGTTTAAGAGCAGCCTTTCACAGACTATTTCGATGGACAAGGTGCTGGGCATGTGCTATGTGATGAACATAAGGGATTACATAAAAATGCGCCCGGAAAACCTACCCGAAAAAGATGTCTTTGTTTGCGAGTCTCGCTACAACATCCAGGGTCGTTGTTTCAAGAAGCTCAAGAACTGGCCGCCGGTACGTGAAGGCAGCTCCGTGAAATTCGTCCCGCGTGAGCAGCCATTGGAGCTAAAGCGTGTGATGTCCGTCTTTAAGGAGCGCTTGGAGAAGCACAAAGGAGAATTGGAGGAGCTCAAGCTCCAAGAGACGATGGTCGAGAAGGAGAAACCAAATGTGTCTTGCGATCCGCCGCCAAATGCTGAGAGTAGCAGCACATACTATCAGCAGTACAATACAATCTGCAGTGGGGCAATCAAAACTGGAGACTTTGTATACGTGGCCACGCAAACCGGAAAGCAGTCGGTGGCCCAGGTGCAGCAGATTTGGGAGCAGAATGGAAAATCCTACTTTAAAGGTCCATGGCTGCTGCCTCCCAGCGAAACGACTCCCGGATTGGGCAAGCAATTCTTCCGCCAGGAACTGCTGCTAAGCACCGTCGAAGAGGTTAGTCCTGTGGTGGGCATCGTGGGTAGATGTGCCGTCCTCGAGTACGCCGAATTTATCAGCTCCCGGCCCACGGAAATACAAGAGAGCGATGTGTACATTTGTGAGTCCGTCTACGATGAGCTGAAGAAGGCTCTCCGCAAGTTAGTTGCCGGAAACATGCGAAAGTTCCAGCACAGTCCTGCCGTCACCGAGGATGAGATCTTCTACTTTAAGACGCCCATAAAGCCCTCCAAGGATGTTAAAAATGAGTTAAATGAGCTCGGGATGCTGGAGGATTCGATGGATGGCGATACCCCCTCTCTAAGCTCAGACATTGCGGCCATGTCCTCGCCGGCTCCTTCGGTGAACTCCACGCCACTGACCTCCAAAGTTAAGGCCGCCAAATCGGCCAAAAAATGTCTTACCGGCTACATTCTTTACTCCAGTGAAGTCCGAAAAG GCATTTGCCAGAGCAATCCGGACGCCACCTTCGGCGACATTTCCCGCATGGTGGGCACCGAGTGGAAGAATCTCCCTTCCAGCGTCAAGCAGAGCTGGGAGGATCGGGCCAGCCGGCAGAACGAGGAGACGGCGGCCTTGCGCCGCGAGATGGACGACGCCCAGAACAGCGCCAGTCCCTCGCCTCAAGTGGCGCAGGAGACGTTTGGTCAGGTGCTCACCTTTGAGTGTCAGTGGGACAAGTGTGACTTTCAGTTTGAGGAGCTGGGCGACTGCACGGAACATTGCATGTCCGATGCCACCGGGCACATTCAGAGGCATCCACAAGCGGGCGTGGAGATGGAGTATGTCTGCCTCTGGCGCAACTGCCCGCGGATTAAGAAGTCCACCCAGGCCTTCCCCAATGTTCTGCGCCTCATCAAGCACGTGCGCGAAGTGCATCTTAGCAAGTGCGGCAAGTCAATAGCGTTGGCAGACCGCAGCAAGAATTTTGTGTCGCGTCGCCAGAAACATGCGCAACTGGCAACAACGGTGCCGATCCCGCCCAGCCTTGCGCAATCGCCGCGTGCTCCCAGCAATCTCGAGGCAGtccagctgcagcagcaacaacaacagcagaacGTGCACCAACTGCAGcagctgcaacagcaacagcaaacGATCGTCCTGGGACCACCGCCTGAGCCGCTGTTCGTCACCGTGCCACCGCGCACCACTCGCGTCATCCACTCGGAGGCGTACATCAAGTACATCGAGAGCCTGCAGACGGGCAGCCACCTGAACGTGGCCACCTGCAACAACAACTGGCGGCGGGCCCTGACGCACGTCACTCCGGCACAAGTGGTGGCCAAGGCGCCGCTACCCGAGCAATGGATCGGACCGAATCTTCGCGACCAGGGCAACGTGGTGCAGGCACTGTGCCACCTGCGCAACTTCATGGTCGACGATGTACTCCAAATACGGCGAAGCTGCAACTAG
- the LOC108011535 gene encoding tetratricopeptide repeat protein 12: MASEEGKDVAELKATLKSCNLNGNDADDFADFEATLAKIDSILNNESPTDDSEAAKRADGKPKEKVNFDNLDVDKVRLKVRENRTVINRKSMEEDNEKQAKAMNQQTFMEQVEKDANDRAEARAKAEYEAEVQRTQGNEAFRNQKYEKAVLHYGKAIIKIKDSAITYNNRALCYIKLRNYKRALQDCQYVLEKLQKTNLRAWLYQANAYKCLKQDDKFEEMVAKAREHNPNQLAYIDKYIKQLEAEV, translated from the exons ATGGCTAGTGAGGAAGGTAAAGACGTAGCCGAGCTTAAGGCGACTCTAAAGAGCTGCAATTTGAACGGCAATGACGCGGATGACTTTGCCGACTTCGAGGCTACTCTTGCGAAGATCGATAGCATATTGAATAACGAATCACCTACCGACGATTCAGAGGCGGCCAAACGAGCAGATGGCAAGCCCAAAGAAAAGGTCAACTTTGACAACTTGGATGTCGATAAGGTGCGTCTTAAAGTTCGCGAAAATCGCACTGTGATTAATAGGAAATCTATGGAGGAGGACAATGAGAAGCAGGCCAAGGCCATGAACCAGCAGACCTTCATGGAGCAGGTGGAGAAAGATGCAAATGATCGAGCAGAGGCTCGTGCCAAGGCCGAATACGAGGCAGAGGTCCAGAGAAC CCAGGGAAACGAAGCGTTTCGTAACCAAAAGTACGAGAAGGCAGTTCTACACTATGGCAAGGCGATAATAAAGATCAAAGATAGCGCTATTACATATAACAATCGCGCCTTGTGCTATATCAA GCTCCGAAACTACAAACGCGCCCTTCAGGACTGCCAGTACGTGCTGGAGAAGCTGCAGAAGACAAATCTACGTGCCTGGCTATACCAGGCCAATGCCTACAAGTGCCTAAAACAAGACGACAAGTTCGAAGAGATGGTGGCCAAGGCACGTGAGCATAATCCCAACCAGCTGGCCTACATTGACAAGTACATCAAGCAGTTGGAAGCCGAAGTTTAG